Sequence from the Zeugodacus cucurbitae isolate PBARC_wt_2022May chromosome 2, idZeuCucr1.2, whole genome shotgun sequence genome:
gttgtcaatttttttcgaaaactactaaaccgatcttgatgaaattttgtacagctgttcgattaaaatttaCTCGTACTTGAAAGaaggattttattattttcaattacaactattttgaaaacaaaaatatcaagcaaatttgacagaaattttaatttttttgaaaaaatgtctgccaaaattccaattttttttttttgtgtctttACTTCGTTCAATCACGAGTTTATGGCCTTAACTAAAACacctattttgttttttttttttttattttggatgatcctgtcagcaGTTATGTTGACAATGCGgatgcaccttttttccgaatggtcaccggaaatgatgtccatcacaatggaggagttttaatttttatactctcgcaacatgttgcaaagagagtaatatagttttgttcacataacggttgtttgtaacacctaaaactaaacgagttagatatagagtcatatataccaaagtgatcagggtgacgagtggagttcaaatccgaatgtctgtctgtccgtccgtccgtccgtccgtctgtgcaagctgtaacttgagtaaaaattgagatatcttgatgaaatttggaacacgtgttccttggcaccaaagGAAGGTTGAgttaaatcggaccactgccacgcccacaaaatggtgaaaaccgaaaacacataaagtgccataactaagccataaataaagctatgaaaacaaaatttggtacaaaggatcgcactatgaaggggcatatttggatgtactttttttggataagtgggcgtggccccgccccctactaagttttttgcacatatctcgtaaactgcttgagctatatcaaccaaactttctggaatcgtttcttttaggtactgccttatatattccaaaaatgggcgacatcggatcataaccacacctacctcccatacaaaggttatattgtaaactactaaaacagctttaattctgtaaggaaaaacaccagaaatgttagatttcatggtaaagatggcacagaagggctacactcaaattggtataacattttttaaatgggcgtggctccgcccccttatgggtcaaaaaccatatctccgaaactactcgaccaatttcaacaaaattcagtTTGTAACAATGTTTTGGCATCCTGATGGTACAGCTTGAATCACGATTATtgatgaggacctcggtgcttctaacctaatattatggtttccaactgtcaatggactttatacaatatatatgacgaatatgtaggtcaaattgtgtattatataatattaattaagttaaataaataaattgcgagagtataaaatgttcggttacacccgatattagcccttccttacttgtttttttaatttcagaaattattctttaaatatgtatctataagatagaaaaaagtatgaattatataaataattttttacatagaaaaaagtattgaaaatattacccgacaaaaccaatgtaaccccttaatgctACCTGCTATTCGAGATATGGATTAATAGTTCACAGAGTCCGGTTCAACAAATGTTCGAGTGTATTTACATGAATATGTCGAGTGCCTAAAATATCTCCAGAGCATCTCGAACAAATATTTATCATAAAGGAAttacgaaaacaaaattttatcgtTCGCGAAAgtacaataaatttataaagagGTTATTTCAGACATCAATAAATTTGGGTCCGATtgcaaaaagtttaaataatttgagagaCAATTAAGAATGTGACGGAGGTAGTTAAAAATATTGCTCAGGGCGTAACCACATTATGGTATGAATACTTTACTAAAGATGAATACACAAATACGGGTTGTAACAGTTGcaattaacacttttattagatTTGTTCATAAAAAAACAGAGTTGTAAAgatgaaataatacaaaaataaaatatttaaaatattaatatatatatatatatatatatccttaTCGGGAGTAATGCtcgtttaataaatataattattttcgttcGAAACACTTTAAATACTTATAAATTAAATAGccacacatatgtatagtatatgctTAAGTTAAACATGTTGAGTAACAGTCTTATCGATTAATgtataatattcatttatacatatttatgaatgtatAACGGTAATTGTGCATACTCGCAAATAAGTCCGATTATTAATTGCACTCAAAGGACAGCGTGCTCACCACCAGCCACCCTTTACCTTGTGCAATATGGTTTTGAAAACGGGCACCTTGACTGGGAATGGATGCGGTACTTTCACTGGTACATATTTAACCACTTGAAATGGTACACGCTTCTCCACGGGCACTGCCACAGGCTTTTCCACCGGATATGGAACCACGCGCTCTACAGGGATTCTCAACTCCTTTTGGACAGGTACGGCCACCTGCTTGGTGACGGGTATGTGTATGGGCACGGGCTTACTGACGGGTACGATAACCGCATGCGAGACTGGTATTTGAACGGGTTCACGCACAGGCACGTGCACTTTCTTCACCACCGGATAGGGAATGTAGTTGATGACATCGGGTGGCGATGAAGAGCCACCTCCACCACCGCCATCCATGTGATGTTGTTCGGGTAGATAATTAGTGGATTCATCGTATGAGGAGCCAGTTGCGCCCGCGTCATCTTCATCATCAGCATGGCTCGCGCCACCACCGCCGCCTCCGCCATGATGGTGTGCAAAAGAGATATCCGCGTCCATAGCCGATGCAGATGCTGCAGAAGTTGCCGAGTCCGCGCCCGTGTGCATGGGACCGTAACTGTCGTGCGGCATGAAGTACTGCATTGCCGATGGTATCGGTATGGGCCGGTGTTGCTGCTGATGTGCGTATGTGGCGGAGGTTGAAAGTTCATCGTAACCGCCGGAATTTTGCTCGTAACGATGCAGAAAATTGCCATCGGAGATTTTATCGTTTGGCTGTTGCAACAGTTGACGTTGCTGCTGATGCTGTTGGTACGTAGGTGTGCCGCTTGCGTATGCTGTGGTGCCTGCTGCCGATGATGAGTATTTGCCAGCGAAGGCTGAAGGCAGGAAGCCATTGTGCGTACCAGCTGAGTGTAAATTGTAAAGCGCCGTGCTAAGCGCATCATTGCTACCAGAGCTGCTACCCAAATTAtagccgctgctgctgccactatTGCTCCAGCtattgctactgctgctgctgctaccgcCGTGTTGATTGTTTTCCTGAGCAGTATGTCCTGCTGCGCCGGATGCACCCAATGTGGCGGCGCCATAATCATTTTCTTGCTGTTCTTCATAAATTGGTATGTGCTGTTTTGCCACAACGGTGGCGGTTGATGCACCACCAGACCCTCCGTGTCCCGACGTGCTCCAGCTACCGCCGAAACCGCTACTAATGTGCCGCAAACCCGAGAGATTTGTGAGACCATTAAGCTTTGCTGCCCCAAAGTTGTAACTACTGCTGCCACCGACATTATGCGCACCAGCACCAGCTCCGCTCGCACCGCCACC
This genomic interval carries:
- the LOC105209504 gene encoding uncharacterized transmembrane protein DDB_G0289901 isoform X1 gives rise to the protein MATTAGGWQPRQLLLAVLATATLLSIVCDATAVHVTSKAEGYGRTPEIHTSHAHKNMDHVYANHVGQQLQQQQQQPTQQHYYDFHYERNSSSDSNHNGIATHTADETAELDEDRKTTRRSYNGFSASGGGGASGAGAGAHNVGGSSSYNFGAAKLNGLTNLSGLRHISSGFGGSWSTSGHGGSGGASTATVVAKQHIPIYEEQQENDYGAATLGASGAAGHTAQENNQHGGSSSSSSNSWSNSGSSSGYNLGSSSGSNDALSTALYNLHSAGTHNGFLPSAFAGKYSSSAAGTTAYASGTPTYQQHQQQRQLLQQPNDKISDGNFLHRYEQNSGGYDELSTSATYAHQQQHRPIPIPSAMQYFMPHDSYGPMHTGADSATSAASASAMDADISFAHHHGGGGGGGASHADDEDDAGATGSSYDESTNYLPEQHHMDGGGGGGSSSPPDVINYIPYPVVKKVHVPVREPVQIPVSHAVIVPVSKPVPIHIPVTKQVAVPVQKELRIPVERVVPYPVEKPVAVPVEKRVPFQVVKYVPVKVPHPFPVKVPVFKTILHKVKGGWW
- the LOC105209504 gene encoding uncharacterized transmembrane protein DDB_G0289901 isoform X2, with the translated sequence MATTAGGWPRQLLLAVLATATLLSIVCDATAVHVTSKAEGYGRTPEIHTSHAHKNMDHVYANHVGQQLQQQQQQPTQQHYYDFHYERNSSSDSNHNGIATHTADETAELDEDRKTTRRSYNGFSASGGGGASGAGAGAHNVGGSSSYNFGAAKLNGLTNLSGLRHISSGFGGSWSTSGHGGSGGASTATVVAKQHIPIYEEQQENDYGAATLGASGAAGHTAQENNQHGGSSSSSSNSWSNSGSSSGYNLGSSSGSNDALSTALYNLHSAGTHNGFLPSAFAGKYSSSAAGTTAYASGTPTYQQHQQQRQLLQQPNDKISDGNFLHRYEQNSGGYDELSTSATYAHQQQHRPIPIPSAMQYFMPHDSYGPMHTGADSATSAASASAMDADISFAHHHGGGGGGGASHADDEDDAGATGSSYDESTNYLPEQHHMDGGGGGGSSSPPDVINYIPYPVVKKVHVPVREPVQIPVSHAVIVPVSKPVPIHIPVTKQVAVPVQKELRIPVERVVPYPVEKPVAVPVEKRVPFQVVKYVPVKVPHPFPVKVPVFKTILHKVKGGWW